One segment of Dissulfurirhabdus thermomarina DNA contains the following:
- a CDS encoding CdaR family protein has translation MKNWTLKLIALVFAVLMWAYVSTEQQAEIGLSIPLEIVNVPKGYTIANDLPASIDIRVAGPRSIIKNLPYQRLSKVIDLSDARPGKGIVHVTAEGLSLPGGVRPVRITPSDIEIVLERLARKSVPVKAVVQGKVAPTAKIYDVTVDPPVVVLSGPESELRTIKEIATAPVDVSGADADVIRTVPLDVSGIRSTPEGSSQVKVTVKVGPVLGTKRVGDIPVRLQGEAAGASWWPKVVTVTAEGPLTQVRGLGPKDFSILVPAGGLAPGVHEVRPRWSAPDNITLRSITPEFIKVTIPRSAR, from the coding sequence GTGAAGAACTGGACGCTGAAGCTCATCGCCCTGGTCTTCGCCGTTCTCATGTGGGCGTACGTCTCCACCGAGCAACAGGCCGAGATCGGGCTCTCCATCCCCTTGGAGATCGTCAACGTCCCCAAGGGCTACACCATCGCCAACGACCTGCCGGCCTCCATCGACATCCGCGTGGCCGGCCCCCGGAGCATCATAAAGAACCTGCCGTACCAGCGCCTGTCCAAGGTCATCGACCTGAGCGACGCCCGTCCGGGCAAGGGCATCGTCCACGTCACCGCCGAAGGCCTTTCCCTGCCCGGCGGGGTCCGCCCCGTCCGGATCACCCCGAGCGACATCGAGATAGTCCTGGAGCGGCTGGCCCGGAAATCCGTCCCCGTCAAGGCCGTGGTCCAGGGGAAGGTGGCCCCCACCGCCAAGATCTACGACGTCACGGTGGACCCGCCGGTGGTGGTCCTCAGCGGGCCGGAGAGCGAACTCCGGACGATCAAGGAGATCGCCACCGCCCCCGTGGACGTCTCGGGGGCCGACGCCGACGTGATCCGCACCGTTCCCCTCGACGTCTCGGGCATCCGGAGCACCCCGGAAGGCAGCTCCCAGGTCAAGGTCACCGTGAAGGTGGGGCCCGTGCTCGGGACCAAGCGCGTCGGTGACATCCCCGTCCGTCTCCAGGGCGAGGCGGCCGGGGCCTCCTGGTGGCCGAAGGTCGTCACGGTCACCGCGGAGGGCCCCCTCACCCAGGTCCGGGGCCTGGGCCCCAAGGACTTCTCCATCCTGGTCCCGGCCGGGGGGCTCGCCCCCGGGGTCCACGAGGTCCGCCCCCGATGGTCCGCCCCCGACAACATCACCTTGCGTTCCATCACGCCCGAGTTTATTAAGGTCACCATTCCGCGATCTGCCCGGTAA
- the cdaA gene encoding diadenylate cyclase CdaA, whose amino-acid sequence MTEHWFSYLPLSRWWLDVIDILLVAFLLYRVMLLLRGTRAVQMAAGLAVIIVVYFAAKALELYTLHWLLGTVLSSLFLLIIIVFQDDIRRVLTQMGQTPFLKTRVKTFQAMEEVAKAASTLAETKTGALMVLEREIGLGDYLESGVPVDGRVTRELLCTIFHPGTPLHDGAVIIRDGRLAGAGCVLPLTTNPDVSKRLGTRHRAAIGVTEHTDAVAVVVSEETGSISVAIAGKITRGIDSGTLRRILHNTFSLEEEERPWWKRRLI is encoded by the coding sequence ATGACCGAGCACTGGTTCTCATACCTCCCGTTGTCCAGGTGGTGGCTGGATGTCATCGACATCCTCCTCGTCGCCTTCCTGCTCTACCGGGTCATGCTGCTGCTGCGGGGGACGCGGGCGGTCCAGATGGCGGCGGGCCTCGCCGTCATCATCGTGGTCTACTTCGCCGCCAAGGCCCTCGAGCTCTATACCCTTCACTGGCTCCTGGGCACCGTCCTGAGCTCCCTGTTCCTGCTCATCATCATCGTCTTCCAGGACGACATCCGCCGGGTGCTCACCCAGATGGGCCAGACCCCCTTCCTCAAGACCCGGGTCAAGACCTTCCAGGCCATGGAGGAGGTGGCCAAGGCGGCCTCGACCCTGGCCGAGACGAAGACCGGCGCCCTCATGGTCCTCGAGCGGGAGATCGGCCTCGGCGACTACCTCGAGTCGGGCGTGCCCGTTGACGGCCGCGTCACCCGCGAGCTGCTCTGCACCATCTTCCACCCCGGGACCCCGCTCCACGACGGCGCGGTCATCATCCGGGACGGCCGCCTGGCCGGGGCCGGCTGCGTCCTGCCGCTCACCACCAACCCGGACGTCAGCAAGCGCCTCGGGACCCGCCACCGCGCCGCCATCGGCGTCACGGAGCACACCGACGCCGTGGCCGTGGTGGTCTCGGAAGAGACGGGCAGCATCTCTGTGGCCATCGCCGGCAAGATCACCCGCGGCATCGACTCGGGCACCCTCCGGCGCATCCTCCACAACACCTTCTCCCTGGAGGAGGAGGAACGGCCTTGGTGGAAACGGAGGCTCATCTAG